One genomic window of Roseateles sp. DAIF2 includes the following:
- a CDS encoding ATP-binding protein, whose product MRNAAAADADPALRQLAATRRLMVWFAAPMALLLLVLSGLQYRQRMAEAEAELQRAAEQHAQDLQLLARPAMDHVQDLRRLMETLWDAPPDPGPALVRALAPQHRGGRPDGVAIPDAAAGERWGQVWWSALDDRPFEPAWLRRAAAFVTQARVAHQRAPGFEATWFAGIDVNTSFGYPWIATDSILQSMGLARMQDLAPVRALASQRARARLARTPRPEQGSHWGSPYASQLAGHLVVSHTAPVFAGGELVGEVSLDFRLDGLQASVAQWARPGELAWIVDAAGHVLADSGRPLQGPSGPGHGDEHVRRRWQERVAPELAALALDVAGPRQAGDWVLVSAGRAGAPWRYVSATPTSALRERILPSLLPNAALALALLLTLAIGQWLLARRFVLPASRLLSYLRELSRDHRAPPPALGPRWQLWVDRLRETFARQHDSLQRERLSEARKSAILDHALEAMVSTDAQGRVVEFNPAAEAMFGRALAEVRGADVATLIVPPRFRAAHHAGLARLRAGAGGALLGRRLEMQALRRDGSEFAVEMVLWRSEVGGEVHYTASLVDISERLQARQEIERQRESLRQTEKLSAMGSLLAGVAHELNNPLAIVMGRADLLEDKLAGSPLRDDAQRIREAAERCGRIVRTFLNMARAKPTRRAPLALNDIVRAAADMLGYTLRSHGIALELRLDPTLPQLMGDADQLGQVLLNLLVNAQQALVPTGGREEPRRIVVATGVETRREGQAAREPRIWLRVQDSGPGVPPEVREQLFQPFFTTKAEGLGTGLGLSVSRSLVREHGGDLVLETQSGGERGASFRLSLPISGEPGAEALPAAAEQAEAAPLRLLVVDDEAELAEVMRETLEGAGYEVATAESGAVALALLMEARFDAIVSDLRMPEVDGAELWRAVRALQPPLAERMLFVTGDILSPAAAEFLRDCACPALEKPFQPHDLLAAVRRLAQEEVHGHAP is encoded by the coding sequence ATGAGGAACGCGGCCGCGGCCGACGCGGACCCCGCGCTGCGCCAGCTGGCTGCCACGCGCCGGCTGATGGTCTGGTTCGCCGCGCCGATGGCGCTGCTGCTGCTGGTGCTGAGCGGCCTGCAGTACCGCCAGCGCATGGCCGAGGCCGAGGCCGAGCTGCAACGCGCCGCCGAGCAGCATGCCCAGGACCTGCAGCTGCTGGCGCGCCCGGCCATGGACCATGTGCAGGACCTGCGCCGGCTGATGGAAACCTTGTGGGACGCCCCGCCAGATCCCGGCCCGGCGCTGGTCCGGGCGCTGGCGCCACAGCACCGCGGCGGCCGGCCCGACGGGGTCGCGATCCCCGATGCCGCGGCCGGCGAGCGCTGGGGTCAGGTCTGGTGGTCGGCGCTGGACGACCGGCCCTTCGAGCCGGCCTGGCTCAGGCGCGCCGCCGCCTTCGTCACCCAGGCCCGCGTCGCGCACCAGCGCGCGCCGGGCTTCGAGGCCACCTGGTTCGCCGGCATCGACGTCAACACCTCCTTCGGCTACCCCTGGATCGCCACCGACAGCATCCTGCAGAGCATGGGCCTGGCGCGCATGCAAGACCTGGCCCCGGTGCGCGCGCTGGCCTCGCAGCGCGCCCGCGCCCGCCTGGCGCGCACGCCGCGGCCCGAGCAGGGTTCGCATTGGGGCTCGCCCTATGCCAGCCAGCTGGCCGGGCATCTGGTGGTGTCGCACACCGCGCCGGTGTTCGCCGGCGGCGAGCTGGTCGGCGAGGTCTCGCTGGACTTCCGCCTCGACGGCCTGCAGGCCAGCGTCGCGCAATGGGCCCGGCCCGGCGAGCTGGCCTGGATCGTCGATGCGGCCGGCCATGTGCTGGCCGACTCCGGCCGGCCGCTGCAGGGCCCCAGCGGCCCCGGCCATGGCGACGAGCATGTGCGGCGGCGCTGGCAGGAGCGCGTCGCGCCGGAGCTGGCCGCGCTGGCGCTGGACGTGGCCGGGCCGCGCCAGGCCGGCGACTGGGTGCTGGTCAGCGCCGGCCGCGCGGGCGCACCCTGGCGCTATGTCTCGGCCACGCCGACGTCGGCGCTGCGCGAGCGCATCCTGCCCAGCCTGCTGCCGAATGCCGCGCTGGCGCTGGCCCTGCTGCTGACCCTGGCGATCGGCCAATGGCTGCTGGCGCGCCGCTTCGTGCTGCCGGCCAGCCGGTTGCTGAGCTATCTGCGCGAGCTGTCGCGCGACCACCGCGCGCCGCCGCCGGCGCTGGGGCCGCGCTGGCAGCTCTGGGTCGACCGGCTGCGCGAGACCTTCGCGCGCCAGCACGACTCGCTACAGCGCGAGCGCCTGAGCGAGGCTCGCAAGTCGGCCATCCTCGACCATGCGCTGGAGGCGATGGTCTCGACCGATGCGCAGGGCCGCGTGGTCGAGTTCAACCCGGCGGCCGAGGCGATGTTCGGCCGCGCGCTGGCCGAGGTGCGCGGCGCCGATGTCGCCACGCTGATCGTGCCGCCGCGCTTTCGCGCCGCCCACCATGCCGGCCTGGCGCGCCTGCGCGCCGGCGCCGGCGGCGCGCTGCTGGGCCGGCGCCTGGAGATGCAGGCGCTGCGCCGCGACGGCAGCGAGTTCGCGGTCGAGATGGTGCTGTGGCGCAGCGAGGTCGGCGGCGAGGTGCACTACACCGCCTCGCTGGTCGACATCTCGGAGCGCCTGCAGGCGCGCCAGGAGATCGAGCGCCAGCGCGAGTCGCTGCGCCAGACCGAGAAGCTGTCGGCGATGGGTAGCCTGCTGGCGGGCGTCGCGCATGAGCTGAACAACCCGCTGGCGATCGTGATGGGCCGCGCCGACCTGCTGGAGGACAAGCTGGCGGGCAGCCCGCTGCGCGACGATGCGCAGCGCATCCGCGAGGCGGCCGAGCGCTGCGGCCGCATCGTGCGCACCTTCCTGAACATGGCGCGCGCCAAGCCGACGCGCCGCGCGCCGCTGGCGCTCAACGACATCGTGCGCGCCGCCGCCGACATGCTGGGCTACACCCTGCGCAGCCATGGCATCGCGCTGGAGCTGCGCCTGGACCCGACCCTGCCGCAGCTGATGGGCGATGCCGACCAGTTGGGCCAGGTGCTGCTGAACCTGCTGGTCAACGCGCAGCAGGCGCTGGTGCCGACGGGCGGACGCGAGGAGCCGCGCCGCATCGTCGTTGCCACCGGCGTCGAGACGCGGCGCGAGGGCCAGGCCGCGCGCGAGCCGCGCATCTGGCTGCGCGTGCAGGACAGCGGGCCCGGCGTGCCGCCCGAGGTGCGCGAGCAGCTGTTCCAGCCCTTCTTCACCACCAAGGCCGAGGGCCTGGGCACCGGCCTGGGCCTCTCGGTCTCGCGCTCGCTGGTGCGCGAGCATGGCGGCGATCTGGTGCTGGAGACCCAGAGCGGCGGCGAGCGCGGCGCCAGCTTTCGCCTCAGCCTGCCGATCAGCGGCGAGCCCGGGGCCGAGGCGCTGCCGGCCGCGGCTGAGCAGGCCGAGGCCGCGCCGCTGCGCCTCCTGGTGGTGGACGACGAGGCCGAGCTGGCCGAGGTGATGCGCGAGACCCTGGAGGGCGCCGGCTACGAGGTCGCGACCGCCGAGTCCGGCGCGGTGGCGCTGGCCCTGCTGATGGAGGCGCGCTTCGACGCCATCGTCTCCGACCTGCGCATGCCCGAGGTCGACGGCGCCGAGCTGTGGCGCGCGGTGCGCGCGCTGCAGCCGCCGCTGGCCGAGCGCATGCTGTTCGTCACCGGCGACATCCTGTCGCCCGCCGCGGCCGAGTTCCTGCGCGACTGCGCCTGCCCGGCGCTGGAGAAGCCCTTCCAGCCCCATGATCTGCTGGCCGCGGTGCGACGGCTGGCCCAGGAGGAGGTCCATGGACATGCCCCTTGA
- the otsB gene encoding trehalose-phosphatase, with the protein MRYLFSPAGERALAQLMRQRALLAFDFDGTLAPIVARPDDALVPIAIQRRLTELARLRPIAVVTGRSVADARPRLGFEPSYLIGNHGAEGLAWRHDDAALDALRERLAEAGPALRAAGVQLEDKGLSLALHYRLARDRAQAQQLIAELLERLPPELASFGGKCVVNVVLSAAPDKGVAVETLLHHSGCETLLFVGDDVNDEAVFERAKPHWLTVRIGPEPQGSQAMFFLASHAEMAALLEKMQQALISPSPPPEP; encoded by the coding sequence ATGCGTTACCTCTTCAGTCCGGCCGGCGAACGTGCCCTCGCGCAGCTGATGCGCCAGCGCGCGCTGCTGGCCTTCGATTTCGACGGCACCTTGGCCCCGATCGTCGCCCGGCCCGACGATGCCCTGGTGCCCATCGCCATCCAGCGCCGCCTGACCGAGCTGGCGCGGCTGCGGCCCATCGCGGTGGTCACCGGCCGCAGCGTCGCCGATGCCCGGCCGCGCCTGGGCTTCGAGCCCAGCTACCTGATCGGCAACCATGGCGCCGAGGGCCTGGCCTGGCGCCATGACGACGCGGCGCTGGACGCGCTGCGCGAGCGCCTGGCCGAGGCCGGCCCGGCGCTGCGCGCCGCCGGCGTGCAGCTGGAGGACAAGGGCCTGTCCCTGGCCCTGCATTACCGGCTGGCGCGCGACCGCGCCCAGGCCCAGCAGCTGATCGCCGAGCTGCTGGAGCGGCTGCCGCCCGAGCTGGCCAGCTTCGGCGGCAAATGCGTGGTCAATGTGGTGCTGAGCGCCGCGCCGGACAAGGGCGTTGCGGTCGAGACCCTGCTGCACCACAGCGGCTGCGAGACCCTGCTGTTCGTCGGCGACGATGTCAACGACGAGGCGGTGTTCGAGCGCGCCAAGCCGCATTGGCTGACGGTGCGCATCGGCCCGGAGCCGCAGGGCAGCCAGGCGATGTTTTTTCTGGCCTCGCATGCGGAGATGGCCGCGCTGCTTGAGAAAATGCAGCAGGCCCTCATCAGTCCATCCCCGCCTCCCGAGCCATGA
- a CDS encoding MarR family winged helix-turn-helix transcriptional regulator: protein MTTTTGRRAAATPAQVLRRFRQVFNAVRGHFAQIEKRTGLGGAQLWALSIVRERPGIGIGELARAMDVHQSTASNLVKGLVQRELLLAEKNSLDRRVVQLQLMPAALRLLKRAPGPVEGVLPQALQALDAATLRRLDQDLGRLISELGVDERGAGIPLSQL, encoded by the coding sequence ATGACAACAACAACAGGTCGCCGCGCCGCCGCCACGCCGGCGCAGGTGCTGCGGCGCTTTCGCCAGGTCTTCAATGCCGTGCGCGGCCATTTCGCGCAGATCGAGAAACGCACCGGCCTGGGCGGCGCCCAGCTCTGGGCCCTGTCCATCGTGCGCGAGCGCCCGGGCATCGGCATCGGCGAGCTGGCGCGCGCGATGGACGTGCATCAGTCCACCGCCAGCAATCTGGTCAAGGGCCTGGTGCAGCGCGAGTTGCTGCTGGCCGAGAAGAACAGCCTGGACCGCCGCGTCGTGCAGCTGCAGCTGATGCCGGCGGCGCTGCGCCTGCTCAAGCGCGCGCCGGGCCCGGTCGAGGGCGTGCTGCCGCAGGCCCTGCAGGCGCTCGACGCCGCCACCCTGCGCCGCCTGGACCAGGACCTGGGCCGGCTGATCAGCGAGCTGGGCGTCGACGAGCGCGGTGCCGGCATCCCGCTGTCGCAGCTCTGA
- a CDS encoding ATP-binding protein — MDMPLEAAADPLAASASALLRRYRRLLWLVSLPLLALVLLLALGHGLSAHRNAVAGLERGAAQQHAALQALARDAEEHVLDLRRFVERELITAARAPDALLAEALQHDAMGHTLDELPQLLRPGLAQLLWPGAKRPDAAALWRLQAFAALTEPAHNRHADLARSYHLAWPETHALLYPWLPSAQVAQGLGRPDWGLALQAWYARPEFGAARPEANSAQRAFWLPRPDEGLLVHGAPVYAGESFRGLVATELRLDSLSRAAAAAAPAGASWWLLGEQGEVLARSADAGAAPEPAALAAARAADGHAGADGGWRLVALPLQSAPWTLVAAQRERALLAQIAPELLPFGLIALALLALVLLGQWLLRQRVIEPALAVMRYLSDKSRDPLAPEPALSPRWQPWVRVISATFAAQREARERERRSEATKSAIVDHALAAIITTDRQGRVAEWNPAAATMFGRTRAAVIGQPVGELIIPQRLRPAHAAGLARAGSGRMQRAGERLEMVGLRADGREFPIEMVLARTDVDGDHHYTAFINDISAQRLAQAEIERQREALRQSEKLTAMGSLLAGVAHELNNPLSIVLGRAALLEGKAAGQGALADDARRIRDAAERCGRIVRTFLNMARAKPETRQPVPLNELVRAALELLGYGLRSNGIRLELALADSLPELPADPDRLGQLVMNLIVNAQQALASQAGERRLALATGLEADGAWVWLRVADNGPGVPATLRERIFTPFFTTKGDGLGELQGTGLGLAVARGVAREHGGELLLEDEAPRGASFLLRLPLAGGSGPMPGPAPAPISNPPRQLRLLVVDDEADLAAMLREALEQAGYEVATAESGRVALELLDTARFEAVVSDLRMPEMDGAALWRVMRERWPALATRMLIITGDTLSPAAAEFLHETGCALLEKPFTPAELVARIKELTEAR; from the coding sequence ATGGACATGCCCCTTGAGGCGGCCGCCGATCCGCTGGCCGCCAGCGCCAGCGCGCTGCTGCGCCGCTACCGCCGCCTGCTGTGGCTGGTCAGCCTGCCGCTGCTCGCGCTGGTGCTGCTGCTGGCGCTGGGCCATGGCCTGTCGGCGCACCGCAATGCGGTGGCGGGGCTGGAGCGCGGCGCCGCGCAGCAGCATGCGGCGCTGCAGGCGCTGGCGCGCGATGCCGAGGAGCATGTGCTGGACCTGCGCCGCTTCGTCGAGCGCGAGCTGATCACCGCGGCGCGCGCGCCCGACGCCCTGCTGGCCGAGGCGCTGCAGCACGACGCGATGGGCCATACCCTGGACGAGCTGCCACAGCTGCTGCGCCCCGGCCTGGCCCAGCTGCTGTGGCCCGGCGCCAAGCGCCCCGATGCGGCGGCGCTGTGGCGGCTGCAGGCCTTCGCCGCGCTGACCGAGCCGGCCCACAACCGCCATGCCGACCTGGCGCGCAGCTACCACCTGGCCTGGCCCGAGACCCATGCCCTGCTCTACCCCTGGCTGCCCAGCGCCCAGGTGGCGCAGGGCCTGGGCCGGCCGGACTGGGGCCTGGCGCTGCAGGCCTGGTACGCGCGGCCCGAGTTCGGCGCCGCCCGCCCCGAGGCCAACAGTGCGCAGCGCGCCTTCTGGCTGCCGCGCCCGGACGAGGGCCTGCTGGTGCATGGCGCGCCGGTCTACGCCGGCGAGAGCTTCCGCGGCCTGGTCGCCACCGAGCTGCGCCTGGACAGCCTGAGCCGCGCGGCGGCCGCCGCGGCGCCGGCCGGTGCGTCCTGGTGGCTGCTGGGCGAACAGGGCGAGGTGCTGGCGCGCAGCGCCGACGCCGGCGCGGCCCCGGAGCCCGCGGCGCTGGCGGCCGCGCGCGCCGCAGACGGCCATGCCGGCGCCGATGGCGGCTGGCGCCTGGTGGCGCTGCCGCTGCAGAGCGCGCCCTGGACCCTGGTAGCCGCGCAGCGCGAGCGCGCGCTGCTGGCCCAGATCGCACCCGAGCTGCTGCCCTTCGGCCTGATCGCGCTGGCGCTGCTGGCCCTGGTGCTGCTGGGCCAATGGCTGCTGCGCCAGCGGGTGATCGAGCCGGCGCTGGCGGTGATGCGCTACCTGTCGGACAAGTCGCGCGACCCGCTCGCGCCCGAGCCGGCGCTGAGCCCGCGCTGGCAGCCCTGGGTGCGGGTGATCAGCGCCACCTTCGCGGCGCAGCGCGAGGCGCGCGAACGCGAGCGCCGCAGCGAGGCCACCAAGTCCGCCATCGTCGACCATGCGCTGGCCGCGATCATCACGACCGACCGGCAGGGCCGGGTCGCCGAATGGAACCCCGCGGCGGCCACGATGTTCGGCCGCACGCGCGCCGCGGTGATCGGCCAGCCGGTGGGCGAGCTGATCATCCCGCAGCGGCTGCGCCCGGCCCATGCGGCAGGCCTGGCGCGCGCCGGCAGCGGCCGCATGCAGCGCGCCGGCGAGCGGCTGGAGATGGTGGGCCTGCGCGCCGACGGCCGCGAGTTCCCGATCGAGATGGTGCTGGCGCGCACCGACGTGGACGGCGACCACCACTACACCGCCTTCATCAACGACATCAGCGCGCAGCGCCTGGCCCAGGCCGAGATCGAGCGCCAGCGCGAGGCGCTGCGCCAGAGCGAGAAGCTGACCGCGATGGGCAGCCTCTTGGCCGGCGTCGCGCATGAGCTGAACAACCCGCTGTCGATCGTGCTGGGCCGCGCCGCGCTGCTGGAGGGCAAGGCGGCCGGCCAGGGCGCGCTGGCCGACGACGCGCGGCGCATCCGCGACGCGGCCGAGCGCTGCGGCCGCATCGTGCGCACCTTCCTGAACATGGCGCGCGCCAAGCCCGAGACGCGCCAGCCGGTGCCGCTCAACGAGCTGGTGCGCGCCGCGCTGGAGCTGCTCGGCTACGGCTTGCGCAGCAACGGCATCCGGCTCGAGCTGGCGCTGGCCGACAGCCTGCCCGAGCTGCCGGCGGATCCGGACCGGCTGGGCCAGCTGGTGATGAACCTGATCGTCAATGCGCAGCAGGCCCTGGCCAGCCAGGCGGGCGAGCGCCGCTTGGCGCTGGCCACCGGGCTGGAGGCCGACGGCGCCTGGGTCTGGCTGCGCGTCGCCGACAACGGCCCGGGTGTGCCGGCCACGCTGCGCGAGCGCATCTTCACGCCCTTCTTCACCACCAAGGGCGACGGCCTGGGTGAGCTGCAGGGCACCGGCCTGGGCCTGGCGGTGGCGCGCGGCGTGGCTCGCGAGCATGGCGGCGAGCTGCTGCTGGAGGACGAGGCGCCGCGCGGCGCCAGCTTCCTGCTGCGCCTGCCGCTGGCCGGCGGCAGCGGCCCGATGCCCGGCCCGGCGCCGGCGCCGATCAGCAACCCGCCGCGCCAGCTGCGCCTGCTGGTGGTCGACGACGAGGCCGATCTGGCCGCGATGCTGCGCGAGGCGCTGGAGCAGGCCGGCTACGAGGTCGCGACGGCCGAGTCCGGCCGGGTCGCGCTGGAGCTGCTGGACACCGCCCGCTTCGAGGCCGTGGTCAGCGACCTGCGCATGCCCGAGATGGACGGCGCGGCGCTGTGGCGCGTGATGCGCGAACGCTGGCCGGCGCTGGCCACCCGCATGCTGATCATCACCGGCGACACCCTGAGCCCGGCCGCGGCCGAGTTCCTGCACGAGACCGGCTGCGCGCTGCTGGAGAAGCCCTTCACGCCGGCCGAGCTGGTGGCGCGCATCAAGGAGCTGACCGAGGCGCGGTAG